CAATTTTTGTTGCAAATTTCTGCCCAGGCAGAGGTTTGTCCACCTGAATTTTTACCACTTTAAGTGAAATATCTGACAGCCTTTTTGTACCctcaaagcagcagcatctaAAAATCAAAGCTGCCTTGTAATCAGGTATTACTAAGCAGATACCTAAATGTTTGCTTGACTATGGTGCTGTTTTCTGTATGAATGTATGTCAGTTAATGGACAAAACAATGCAAGTAGAAAAGTGTTGAACCTTTTCAAGACTTGGCTACAAAATGCCTTCAGGAACAAAGTCAGAGTGACTAACCATATGCCTCAAGCTCCTGCTCCCAAGTAAATGTCTGTCTTTGGTTTTTggaacagaaagaacaaaaaaatattgcagaataaAACCTAAAGCAATTTAGTAAAGAGAAACAGTGATTGTCTTTCAAGATAAAGAAGGGTTGCTTAGGGAAGCCAAGTTAACAGCGCATGTCTGAAGACACCAAGCTTCTGTTGAATAAGCAATTTAGCATGCTTAAGACACTACCTTTTGTTGATAGCATACTAATCTAAAATCCTTTCTATGAATATTTCCCTTGCTGTTAAAAGggattttttgggttttttgctctCTTGTTCAGTCTTTGTATACCATGGAAGAAAAGCACATACTTGAATTCTCTAAGTAGCAATCTGCAAATACAGCTTGCTAGGGTGCAGTTGCCTGAGTTCTTATTTAGATGAAAACTAATTGCAGAATTGCAGCGTGTGGTAGGAATGTCTGAGCAGGTCTTGGAGATCAGAGAGGGAACTAAGGCATAGAGAGCTAGACAAGTATACAGTAAACATGAGTTTCATTATAAGCCCCAACAATTTCTCAACAGTGGCAAGAGTCAACAGATAAGGTTTTATTCTAACTTGCTTGAAGTTTGTCAGATTAATTTTCAGGTTTACAGATCAGTTTCATGCTTGAGCAAATCCACATAGGAGATATATAATATATCCGTACTGCCAAGTCAGCTCTGACATTTGTAACCTCCAATCACCCATTTCTCCACTAAAAACACCCTTCCTCGGGTGGGAGAAATCATTAATTACACACATTCTCGAGCTACCTTATAACTTCTAATATTTGGGCGCTCAAAAACAAGACCgccgtttaaaaaaaaaaccactaccAAAACGCTAACTCAGTCATCCAGTCTCAAAAATGCACAAGGAGCACACTATTATTAAGTCTGTAATTGCATGTTCTTCTACTTTGAAAAGCAACTTAAAAACAGCACTATCAGATTTCATATTTATTCTCAATTTACAGGTTTTCACTCCCACACCAACTACTACTGGGactggaaaagcaaagccaacttgatttttctccccccagCATGTAAGGGTTCTGCAAAGCCCAGTCTGACTTGAATTCAGACATACAAAAgacaagtgaaaatattttcattatttcagcatTATCCTTCAGCCATTCTTAAATTATCATTTCTCTCACAACAGAAACTTGTAACACTTACTCTCCAAATCAGATATGATGAGATTGTCATGAAGCTTCACAGCACGATGCTGCTCTACTTCATCCTCCAACTCAAAGATAGTTTCTTTCATGTCACTTCTCTCGGTCTCTTTTTCATCTAGATCTGTCCGAAGTTTTTCCAGAGTCACATTGAGATCCTCAATTTGTTTCTTGGCTTCTTCTTGGAACACTCTGTATTCATCTTCAACCTGAAAAAGAACGTATGTTACCATAACTAAATTGGCTGCATTTAAAACACACTCTTAGTTTCATAACTACCATACTTACAATATATTTCTGCAACCATAAAAAATTACAGGACAAGAAGTTAAGTCtaagtctttaaaaatgtattgttcTAGTGCAACTATCTTCCTGAGCCAGAGTTAAACTCTTTTATTCCCAAGCTGAATGCATGAGCATTCCCCAGCTACTCTAACCGCAGTATCCTGTATTCAAGTAAGGAACGATACCATAGTACCAAGGCTGTGATTTCATGAGCAGCCGATATGTGAGACGATTCATTTCCTTAACCAAGTAGCAGGATTCACATTTGTGTGTGAGATGTGTTACTGAGTTGAAGTACTTCCCATGGGAGTCTTACAAGCTATTAAACtgaatttagaaagaaaaaatgcagagaaaggaagaggtaGTAGACTTCTCCCTTTCAGGAGCAACAAGGCTATTTTATCCTGGCTCATGAAACTGCAGCATAAGTAACATGCTGGCATCAGTGACAGTAACCCATCAGCAAAAATAAGGTGtcagaaaaccagcagaaattAGGTCATGGCTTAGGGTGAGTCAATACAGTCAGGCACCAATTTTAATAGACAAAATGCCCTGCTTTAAATCAtctgtttcagtattttgtattttaacaggACTACCCAACTGTAATCATTaattcctcccccccccaaattaaGGTTTACCTAACTGGCTGGTGATCATGACTAACATGTTGATTTGCAACTAATATACAGTTCAGACATTAAATATGGCACAAATTTTCTCATCAGGAAGATACACCTTTAATGCAtagttaaaattattaaataacttttattcTTACTTTCATATTAAATTCTGGTAAATGCTTTTACTAGACATATTTACTGGTTAGATTAGTTATATTTGAGTTAAAATACCTGGCTCTAGAACtagaaatacacattttgatCCAAAACCCACTCAGCACACAAGCTGCTCCTGGATGGATCATTATGGATGATTCATACCTATGTGTATTTGCCAGATTTAATAATaattgtttaaaacatttttttgtttataactAAAATACATATTCAGAAAGTTAAACTAAATTTTGTAAGATCTCTGTTTACCTCAAAATTAGTAATTTATTGATTGGAGAAAGACAacagttttctgctttctttaccATTAGTTTATTTTAAGTTAACTGAACCAACTTGAATAAGCTGAAACTCCAATATATTCTCTCAACAGCTGTGAAAGCTCCTACAATTAATCAACAGCTGGGCTGTCACTTCAACCTTTAACTCCCAGTACCTTCTCAGTAATATCTCTCTTCCAGCAGTTTGGCACTAACTCCTTGAAACTCTTGTAGAAGACATGTGATTTAAGCACAAAGTTCACACAGTATGTTAAATACTGGTTAAGCTTGGCCCTTGAAATAAGTTGCAGAGTTTAAATACcagtattttaaagcaagtaaCATGACAGTTACCCTGTGGTTGAATGTATCcatgtaatatttaaaaaggcCTCCGTCATTTTCATAACAAAGGTTAAGAGAAAGTAATCTATCTTAACACTACTGCAGTCTGAGTAACCTCATAATTAACCCTTTACTTCTAAAAGAACTACAGTGACCAACAGTAAGTCATGGTGGATGTGGGATGTTAAAATACAatagtttgttttaaacactACCTTAGCAATGGCATCTTGCAATCGATTGGCATCATTGCGAGTGTGTGCCAGCTCTTCTTGCAGACTACTGGCCAAcgtctctgctttttctttatccaGCCTGACACTCTCCAGCAGGTCTTGTATATCTGATTTATCTCCAGAGTTGTGAATAGAATACAACTCTGccactttctgcttttcatgctCTAACTGAGCTTTCAGCCTGTTCATCTCGATCTGGTCACTGGCTACTGTAGCTTTGTACTCCTCTAGGGTAGATGCTATCACTGtcttgcttttctgctctgaCTCAATAATCCGTTCCATGTGGTGATTTCGTTCTTTTAATGCCCCTATCATTTCTTGGGCCTCCTTGTTGTCTTGTTCTGCCATCTTCAGAGTGTTGCTTAGGTGCTGCTGAACACCTAACAGCTGCTCTCGCTCAAACCGAGCGTTCTCCGCAAGGTCCATATAACGTTGCTCTAACTCCATGTAACGACCACTTTTCATATCTTCATCAATTACATAGGAAATATGGTGTTCATCTAAAAGGGACCGAAAATACTCGATCTGACGGCTGAAGTGTTCTAATTTGTCACTTTGCTGGCACAAAGATTCCATAAGGAttactttttcctctccaagTCTTTCATTCTCACTGTTTAGCTCTTGTGTTATTTGTTGCAAATCTGCAAGCTCTTGAAGTGTAGCTTGAAGCTCTTCAGCTGTACTGTGTTGATTCTCTTCCATCTGATGTATCCGTTCTGTCAGACAAGCTACGGACACTTCACTTGCATTGCCACTGCTTCCCTTCCTAGATCTTTCTATACTTGGTACACCTTCAGACTCCGAAGATGATGGAGCATCTAAGGCATCATCGCTTGATGTCAGTGGCTGATAAACTTCACTGCACTCACTGTCTAAATTATCCATGGAATTACTGTGTTGGTTGTCCATCAAAGTATTTTCATCCTGACTTAACAAGTCTTCCATTGATCCAGGAGCAGAACCTTCCACTGAGGATGTCAGAGTACCACCACCATCACTGTGGTTGCCAGCTGTAATCTCTGGACTTAAAGACTGATAGCCAAAGAGTTTTTCAGAGTTGTCCAGCCTTTGTTCCAAAGAAAAGCCTAATGCATTTAGTCTGTCTTTTAACATTCGATTCTCATTCTTCAGCTGGTTGAGCTCTTCTCGGATGGCAGTGTTTTGTTCCTGTAACTGTAGCAGTGTAGACTCTACATCAGTTGGCTGATGGACAACAATGGCCTCTTTCTCTTCAGATTTTTCATCACCTTCAAGTTGACCTTCGTTAAGTCCCAGCTGAGCACGCATATCCCTTAGTTCATTCCTCAGATGCAAGATTTCCACATCTTTAGTTTTTGCTAACGTCAAAAGATCATTCACCTTTGCTTCCAATGCAGCTTTGTCACTGATTTGATTGTCTGATTTGGACTTGCTCATTCGAATATCCGATTCTGGATTGGTGCGACTACGGGAGCGTTTTGCCAGTACCGTATCATTGGTCCCCTGTCCAGTCAAAGGTAGCTTTTTGCTCTGGCTTAAACGAGAACGATCGCGTATTCTTTCTCTAGAAGAACTTGACTCTTTATTTCCAGATGAAGTGCTACGCTTAGTTGTGGAACTTGTACCTGTATGTTTTTTGAAAGTTAGGAACATTAAGTGAGAATACAGTATCTGTAATAGAAGACTGTGTATTTTGTATCAGCAATACAGTAGTTGATTTTCTGAATCACACTGGTAAATACATTTCATAAGATACCTTTAGAGTAAGCACTTACACAACCTTACTCAAGAATCAGCGCAGTTATATTGTAATTGATACATGGTTTACCAATTGCTGTGCTTTAccagtattttgaaaatgagataGACCTTAAAGTTTAACATTtgcaagtttctttttttctgtcttcaacAGCTTCTGATAAATTGtataaaaatgcagcagtgcCATTCCTGCAAGTTCAAATTTGTCTCTCTTTTCAGTAGGTTTGAATACACTTTTAAGTGCTGAATTGCATATTATGATTGCCCAAAATGAAAGTTAAGggtttttgcattttcatctcATTTCATAAAGACAAGGATAGATTATTACTACTTTATTTCCAGATGCTTTACAGCTTGGCAAACATTACtgaatccaaaacatagcaatGGAAGATAAGACATATTTCCATTCATACTGATAACACACCAAATAACATCACTTTTCTGAACagtttctgaaagctttcttaCTTTGTTTCTATAAAGCAATGCAGAATGTCCAAAATATTGATGGCAACAAGCGATCACATCTTAAAGATCTAGCGTTTGTGgcatggattttatttttatttttagacaaattaaattatttttagacaaATCTATGAACCTCTAGATTAATTGTATTATCTAGTTTTATATAGTAGTTACATaaacagtactgaaaaaaattaaaaggatcACCCTCCAAAAAGGGaattacaatattaaaaaacaggAAGAGTGCACAGGACGCTCTTGATTTGACCATGGTCTTACTGACCACTTCATCAGGCAGCCTGGATCCTCAATATATAATAGGATAATAAAAAGCCACCCAACTACCATTTTTAATGATCAATCTATCCATTTACCTGCAATagttttgggtttattttccaGATTGTTCATGGCTGTCCCTGAAGCTGAAGATGCTGTTGATACACAAGTGCTCTTCTTTGCCTTGACACCATTGGTCATTGTCACTCCACTGCCACCAGCCATCCCCGCTAAAAGGTCATCATTACTCTTCGTcttaaagaaagggaagaagcagcTTTAAGACAGCTGGCTGAGAAGTCTGCATAGCCAACATTTCTTCCATTCAAGATTCCATCAGTTTAAAAAGTACATACTTGACCAGTCATGTGTCTACGGAAGAATGTTGACAAGTATAATTGCGCTGCAGAGTTGGTAAGTTGAAACTGAACTTCAACTCTTTACGTATGATTGACCATAGAAACTGAGTCTTCTCTCTCCCAGACAAAATTATTAATGTTGCATACCAAGGAGAAGACAAGAAATTAAGGAAAGCACAGTAACACAATCCAGTGCAACAATTCTCAATTTTGACTAAAAGTTTGCTTAAGCGTAAAAATGAACACAATTCTTAGATAATTAAACAAGTAAATACTAGGAAGTTAGTATAATGTCCTTCAATAGAATACGATCAAGTGTTTTCTGGTTGAGTTGGCAAGCTCACAACAAAAAGATCAAAccaaacaacaataaaaagcaaTCCACCATTAATAAAATACACTTTCTAGCTCAAAATACTAAGCCACAAATAACTAGAGACCAGGGCAgtatttggggtgggggggagccaCCCTCACAATATATCCTTGCCTTGTTTCCATGCTCCCTCAGAGATGGGAAATTTGTTTGATGGACTTTTTGTCTGACCTTGTATGATCATTCCTGAAACTACTGTTAGCCACTAAAGCTGCCTGGAATGTGACAAGGCAGGTAGCACAGGAGCACAGGATTCCCAAATAAAGAATACATCTTTCACAAGACAGCCAACTCTAGAAATAGTAAGTTCTTAAGTATTAATTGGCAGACTTTACAACtctttaaaatgccattttttcgAAGGGAGAAACAATCAAAATATGCTAAACGTTCTTACCATTATTAgggcaagaaaaattaaaagaaaacagctgtgtTAGCAGCATTCCATGCGGAACTGTATTATTCATCTGGATAACACATCTGAAGTCTCAACCAGCATCCCAGCTAAAAGGTAGTGCTTAGGACTTATCAGTTGCTTTACATCATGACTTTCAGATTCTGCAGGTTTGTAACTTCTAGCTTCCATACATATTCATGTTAAAAACTATATGCCAGACATTATGATTCTATACATTAAGAATGAAAGTACActtgcataattaaaaaaagttgcatCTCACTCCATTCTATGTAGCTGCTTTTTGCAGTTGCAAATTTCAGAACAGTTAGGAACATTGATCACGATATTGTGGAAAGGGCATGGATGGAGTTTGTGCCATTTACAAAGagcagctgcaaaacaaaagggAGCCTGGGAAGAGAACATATTTGTTCTGCATGCAGCTGTTAGAAATACAGATAATTTACATAGAGAAACAGGCATTTGTAAGGGTAAAATCCTCTAGgacaagaatatttttactgaatCGCGTAGGAAATGGTATAGCTTTCTAAAAAGATTTATaaaagactgaaacaaaacacattacTCCGAGGCTCTAGTTTGATGTGCATCTAAGCTGGCTTTTCCGCTAGGAAAAAGCCACTGTTCTATCCCGCTCTTCTCCATGGCTTACCCACTGTGCTGTGTAAACTGAAGCCTTTTCAAAGGGCTCCTTCCTCCCAGGAGCCAGATCAGTTCCCTGACCTGCTACATCACACAGCCGTGCAGAACAGCAGATGCAATGCAAGTAccaatgggaaaataaaaatgttggaGGGCTACAAAATCAACAAAGCCCCCACTATTTGTGCGGGGAGAAAGAGCTGAGCACAAACTACTACTGCAGGACAAACCTCTGTTAGTCTGTAATCTAATCAGACTTCATATCTAATCTAAACTAATTTTGTGGGCATGGGAGTAGAGAAGGAGGGAAACAACCTTGTGATGCAACTATCGCCTAAAACAAGGTATTAAAAAAGGCATAGAACAGTGATTTTCTATTTTGCTACTGAATCCGCCAATCGGTTGGCAAATGTGATAGTTCAGACTATTAGCTGTCAGCATTTTTACCTTGTTGAAAGAGTAAGGAAATTAGATTAAGCTTTTAGACACTTACAGTATGAGTACCTGTTATCAAGCAAAAGAGGTCAAGATGTGACtcaggttaaagaaaaaaaaaaccaacaaaaccactGAGTAAAATACACACTGTCTGACATTAGTCATCTCCAGTCCTTGCTGAACAAAGGAATTTAAGACAGCCATTCTCTTTCTGACTTACCCATGAACTATTTCTAGTCTAGGTTGGAAGGCACTGCTTCCTCTGCAGCCAATTAGTAAACAGTTTCTCAAAACTGTAACGCTATACTCTTGGCAAAGAAAACTATTTAGCAAAGCTTTGGAAAAATTACAAACCAGCagctcttttttcttaatactcCATAATGGCAACCATCCTTGACTTTTAAACATATACGCTAcaaaaacacttttatttttttaatggcagcaAAATCAGTGTCAGATGTTTattaaacagctttttcctCAAGGAAGAAGAGTTTCTCCCATTTACTGAAAACAGGGCAAATCTGCTTAGCATTAAAACCCCTACATTAAAGTATGAAGAATTAGAAAACAACATCATTAGAAATGCTCGTCCAGACCTATTTTGATTTTCTATATAAAAACCCACTTTATAATTatacaattttctgttttcccccaCATCTTTCTTTCAGTGCAATGAACCCTGAATGATTACTTCTACAATTAATTTCATCTTAGTTTTTCAACATTTATATCCTATTTACTGCACCTCATTCAAatccattttttaatatatatctcTAATTATTCCTACCTGGGATTTTCTCTGATGCTTGCCATTGCTGCATTTGAGTGCTTGAAACATCAAACTTCACAACAATCTGTAATTAAGTGGTTGCATTTTGCAAACAGAATACTGAAGCCTATACAGGTGAATACTGAAAACACATTCTAAGTTTTAATATTCAAATGCTGGTGTCCAAGTCCTGGCTTTTCAGGGACACTGGATTTGCAATTCATTTGTATGAAATACAGCTGTCATTTAATTACAGTTCTGAGTGTTAGCATGGTCACAAGCTCATTAgctaaagaagtaaaaaaaaatcttaaacttAAGAACACATTGTTATTTGCAGAGTATTTTTTGACAGATTAAAAAGCTCGAAGTGGCTGGCAGTTAACCTTCTGCTATAATAACGTGTCGGGGGTAGTGAGGGTTGCTGAACATTTGCAGAAGTCTTGGGCAAAGCGGGAGccaaaaacctacaaaaaagTAACCTACAAAAAGGCATTCTGAAGCAGACAAACGGACTGATCTCTGGAACACTGTTCAGCTGTACAGAAGGGTGGGTCTCAGTTCCCTCCTGTGCTTACTGTCCACACACTGAGAACTCATCAAAAAAGGACAAATCTATGGAACAATGCATAGTGCAAGAAGCCCACCCAAAGCTGAACACTGGTTCCTGGTTTATATCTTAAAGgggataattaaaaaaaaaaaaaaaacttactaTAATTAGAAAGTCATTTTCAATTTCTCAGCATTTTTACTGGCTGAATTAAGATTGGTATAGTACTGGAACCATGTAGTTCTAGCCCTTAATAGGGGCTTTTCGTTCAATATCCTACTCAAAGTTTTCTGCATCATACACACTTACTTTAAGGACCGAATAAATTAGTAAGATGTTGCAATAAAAGTTATTTACTGCTAGCTATGGTTGGGGTATTTTTGACAaggaatattaaattaaattaataatacaCACACCAATTCATCAAATCTAAGAGAAGTTCCTACAACCACTATGAGGAAAACAATGGATCAAATGGTTCATCTACAAGATCAAATATAAAACTacatgagaaattatttttaaaatacaatttgtcATTAAGACTTCTTTCAAGccagtaattaaaaatgtgatgtGCCAGTATCTGTAAGtgcaaaaaatacaaacaactaACTTTGTTGCATAAGTATGGAACAATCAAAGAAGATAAGAGTCGTCATTATTGTTAAGTCACAGAGTCGGCACAAAAGCAGCTTAACAAGTAAAAGACATCTCACCATATGAGTAAGCCTGGCTGAAACACAACGTGGGGATAAGTCATAGTAATTTTCATTGTGCCTCAAACATACAATTGTCAAATTCTAATCCTACACCCAAACATAGCCAGAAGTGTTACTAATATAAGTAAAATTGTGAAAGCATACTGGGTCAAATTTCTTCAGTGTTAGATCATCCTCCTCCTTTATCTCACTGAGAGGTATAACATAAGAAACTTGATAAGTAAACTACAGAGGACTTCTGTTTCCATAGTCTTTGAGAGGTTTCTAGATATACAAAATCAGTAGTGCCAGCAAGCATCAAAAGATTAAAGTTAAGAAAACTGCAAGATATGCTGGGTGGCAGAGGAAAGGGGGAGCACCGGGAGACAATCTAGCTGAAACCAGGCTTGCAAGTTCATCCGCAAAGTATTTATCATTCTtagataaaagaaaagcaagaagaaaagagagaaagggaacgCACCTTTTGACTTCAGTAATCCTGCATAGCTACTACAGAGAGACCTCAACCCTTACCACTTCTTTAATTTTACATCTTTATTTGCCAGTTATTTAAATGGCCTATCTGGCTTACTGTAGGCGACAGTGCTTCAGGTCCCAGTTGCAGACACCAGCCCTTTTCCTTgtccagggcagcagcagcgccACAGCTCTGCCTACTGggctgcagaaagggaaaaggacgTGGGTCCAGCCACATTTCCATGCCAGGAAAGGCAGGCAACCAGGCAGGCTCATACCATCCATCCAAGCTTTGTTTGCTCCCAGCTGAAAACTCCACACCAGCACACCTCAGTATGGCTGATTTTTCTTGGTTGTTGAAAACCATATGCTCCTAAATCTATTGCCCCGATTTGCTAATATAAGAGAAAACCTCTACCTTTGAACTTGTTCTAGGAACAAGAATCAACTTGTGAAAATTCAGCTCAAGCAGTACTTCACACAAAGCAAAGACCAAAACAGCTAGAAGAATGCAGCTGCACTGACCTGACACAGATCACTGATATCAGAAAGTTTCTCATGTTAGATACCTCATTAGTTCTTTTTTCAGAATTTGTAAATAGCTCTTATCAAATCCCATTAGTCACTGACACACCATTCAAGCATAATACATCATGCTACTATTAATATTCATCAGAATGCAGCTTCCACTCTGCTCCTTTTGCAGAACAGCAAAGTGTTGCAAGGTGTATTGCTTTCCATCTCATTACACACTGCaatatgaaaatacagcatGAATGCCACACAACATCCTGCTACCCTCGCCAGTGCTGTGTAACTACCCAAATTCCCTTCAGTTACCCGTAAGACAAACCTCTAGTCTAAGCTGCATTAAAGACGCGCCTTATAATTCTactctttttaaagctttattgttaaaataaaataaataataagaacATTCTATTGGTTATTACCTTCAAAAGAGATGCTGATGCCCCAGTTTTGGAGAGTTTTGTTACTGCAGACACTGAGGAGCCGTTTTCTGGTTTggctttttcagttgtttgagTTTTATTTACTCCAGGCACTTTGGGCACTGAGCCAACActcctgcttgctttcttcattcTGGGCTGCCTGTTTATGATGCATTTACAAACAAATCtacaagcagaaagaaagaaattttaaatataagatacaaaggaaaagcattgcCTTTTTTATAATGCTCTGTGTAAGACCAGAAGTCCAGAATAGCAGTAAAGACCCACAAATTAGAGCCAAACAGAATGCATGTGACTGACCAAtggtttctgctttttttaaaaaggaatttttacCGAGAACCAAGTGCTTACTACAGCTCcactccaattttttttttcagttttctttccacAAACGACACTGAACTGAGGACATTTTATAAGTGACCCATGTTGCTGAGTCCATTTGTTAGCtagcaaaagaaagcattaggGCAGCAGTGTTCCTTATTTCTGACTGTGGGAAGGAAAATACCGTAGGAGTACTCCGGCAACAGCCTGACTATCAACAACACTGGATCTGAGAAAAGCTTACCACCAAGTTGGTAATGTTGGTATTGAGAGAGTAACAGctgttacagagaaaaaaagtattcaataaaaattaaaagaagttgaaaaattCAAATTCCCTGAAACCATTTATTACTAAAAATCACATTAATAAACACATGGGATTTTACAAGATGTAATACTATTCATACAATTATGAGGATTTacctctgagaaaaaaacagaagtaaccCCTCACATTCCACGGCCCGCAGTTAGGACACTTCAGTATCTTTACCTTGCCTTCAAGTTTTCTCAAACAGCAGGCAACAGTCAATATGGTCATTCCAACCATgagcaaaaaacaaaacccc
The genomic region above belongs to Phalacrocorax aristotelis chromosome 15, bGulAri2.1, whole genome shotgun sequence and contains:
- the SPECC1L gene encoding cytospin-A isoform X1, whose translation is MCAVERETSGKGYRFVCKCIINRQPRMKKASRSVGSVPKVPGVNKTQTTEKAKPENGSSVSAVTKLSKTGASASLLKTKSNDDLLAGMAGGSGVTMTNGVKAKKSTCVSTASSASGTAMNNLENKPKTIAGTSSTTKRSTSSGNKESSSSRERIRDRSRLSQSKKLPLTGQGTNDTVLAKRSRSRTNPESDIRMSKSKSDNQISDKAALEAKVNDLLTLAKTKDVEILHLRNELRDMRAQLGLNEGQLEGDEKSEEKEAIVVHQPTDVESTLLQLQEQNTAIREELNQLKNENRMLKDRLNALGFSLEQRLDNSEKLFGYQSLSPEITAGNHSDGGGTLTSSVEGSAPGSMEDLLSQDENTLMDNQHSNSMDNLDSECSEVYQPLTSSDDALDAPSSSESEGVPSIERSRKGSSGNASEVSVACLTERIHQMEENQHSTAEELQATLQELADLQQITQELNSENERLGEEKVILMESLCQQSDKLEHFSRQIEYFRSLLDEHHISYVIDEDMKSGRYMELEQRYMDLAENARFEREQLLGVQQHLSNTLKMAEQDNKEAQEMIGALKERNHHMERIIESEQKSKTVIASTLEEYKATVASDQIEMNRLKAQLEHEKQKVAELYSIHNSGDKSDIQDLLESVRLDKEKAETLASSLQEELAHTRNDANRLQDAIAKVEDEYRVFQEEAKKQIEDLNVTLEKLRTDLDEKETERSDMKETIFELEDEVEQHRAVKLHDNLIISDLENTVKKLQDQKHDMEREIKNLHRRLREESAEWRQFQADLQTAVVIANDIKSEAQEEIGDLKRRLHEAQEKNEKLTKELEEIKSRKQEEERGRVYNYMNAVERDLAALRQGMGLSRRSSTSSEPTPTVKTLIKSFDSASQVPSPAAATIPRTPLSPSPMKTPPAAAVSPMQRHSISGPISASKPLAALTDKRASYAEIPVQEHLLRTSSTSRPASLPRVPAMESAKSISVSRRSSEEIKRDISAPDGASPASLMAMGTTSPQLSLSSSPTASVTPTTRSRIREERKDPLSALAREYGGSKRNALLKWCQKKTEGYQNIDITNFSSSWNDGLAFCAVLHTYLPAHIPYQELNSQDKRRNFTLAFQAAESVGIKSTLDINEMVRTERPDWQNVMLYVTAIYKYFET